ttattttatttattttattaattttgcaAAGCTGAGATTGATTATTTATTGTGGAGTTTTGGTGGGAAATTGGTAGAGGTTCGGTAACGTATCGGAGGAGATCAAAAAGGTGCGGAAGCAAATGGAAGAGGACGAGCAGCTGGCCTCGCTGATGCGAGGGCTCCGAGGTCAAAACCTCACCGATGTTCAGTTCGCCGATGAGAGCATCCGCCTTCGATTAGTTGAGGTGCGTTTTCTGTATCCAACAGTTTGAGCTTTGCATTAATTCAATCATATTTGAAACATATAAGTGATGCTGATGTAGACTTGCTTAGTGATCAATGGACGGATAACATTCAGGTAGCAACGCAAAATAATTGGGATAAACACATCTTGATGACACCGTATAGATCGATCTGTGAGATTTATTGAAACCTTGGAGCAACAGAAAAAGCTAATGTATGTTATGACAGATGTGATTTATGGTGTACAATTTCGTCTTAATTTGCCTTCATGAAATTatcttcttattcttctgattATAGTTTTCCATGGATAAAGAAATACAAATACCTTTCCAAGTCATGTAATCTCCAAGGGTATTCAAtttcattcttaataaatgacccTTTCGTTGTCACTTCCCTCTATCTTAGTCAAATGATCATGTGCATTTTATTTTCAGAAGGATCAAACTATATATTCTTTAAGATGCTGAAATGACAGTTCAATTATTTGACAGCAGTTGTTTATTATTTGACAGCAGTTGTTTTATGTGCTTAGGTACCAGATGTAACCAGTGGAGAAGCATTGCCACTAGTGTATGATCCAGACATTATATCATCCTACTGGGGCAAGAGGCCAAGAGCTGTTGCAACACGCATCGTGCAGCTTCTATCTGTGGCTGGTGGTTTTCTTTCTCACATTGCTTCAGATTTGATTAACAAGAAAATCAAAGAGGTAAAGCCATAGAAAAAATCAAATTTATCGTTTAACTGCCTCAATCGGTGCATGTTTTCGTTTTCAGCACTTGCAGAGAAGGCATTAATTGCTTTCTGATTCAACAATTTGTTTTTGCAACATTTCAGAATGAGGTTGCACGAGCAATTGAATTAAGAGAAATAGTGACATCTTTGGGGCCAGCTTATATAAAACTTGGGCAAGCTTTGAGTATTCGACCAGATATATTATCTCCTGCTGCAATGATTGAACTGCAAAAGCTATGTGATAAGGTAATGCATTACGTTGTGACATTCATAATCATGGACCAGAACATCAACAAGCTGTGCTTCTTGAGTTATAAAATAGTATCTATACCCTTAGATGATAGAAAAGTTACACATTTAGGTCTCAAATCAAtgacattttattttttattattcttttcaagtttcaatAATTACCTTATATACATTGTTGTTTTCTGAAACCATATCCAATATTTGTAGACACTTATATATTGATTATGATATCTCTGTTTTTTTGTACATAGATTTCTAAAAGCAATGCCCCTTTTTGATACTTCAGGTTCCTTCATTTCCTGATGATGCGGCAATGGCACTTATCGAAGAAGAACTTGGGCAACCTTGGTATAACATGTACTCTGAACTGACTTCATCCCCCATTGCCGCTGGTAATATCATCTGTATAAATCATCTGTATTTCTAGAGATTAATTGTTGAAGCAACATATCTTTTACTTTTATGTGCATAGTTTCCTTTCAGCAGCATACATAATATGTTATTGAACTATCATGTGGTAATGGTATTAATGCAGCATCATTGGGGCAAGTATACAAGGGCCGTTTGAAAGAAACTGGAGATCTGGTGGCTGTTAAAGTGCAACGGCCTTTTGTTTTGGAGACTGTAACTATAGATCTCTTCATTATACGCAAATTGGGATTGTTTTTGCGAAGATTCCCACAAGTAAACAGTTGGTCATTTGTGTTCCTGCATCTTAAACATGGAAAAACCCACTGTAATTTGTCTTTTCTTATGACTTTCAGGTATCTCTTGATGTTGTTGGCTTGGTTGATGAATGGGCTGCTCGTTTTTTTGAAGAACTTGATTATGTAAATGAAGGAGAAAACGGTACTCGCTTTGCTGAATTGATGAGAGAAGATCTTCCTCAGGTATGTTGCGTTTAATTAAGTCTGGAACTAAGCAATTTCTATGTACACGAAATGCTCATTCTTAATTTCCTTCTTACAGAAGCAATGCTTTCTAATTCCTTGTTAATATTAAACAATGTATTCTTATATTTTACCAGTTGCCAACTAATTACTTGATAGTTAACCTTAATGCTTTTAGTTTTTCAGGTAGTCATACCAAATACTTTCCATAAATACACATCGAGAAGGGTACTTACTACCCAATGGATTGAAGGAGAAAAACTATCTCAAAGTACTGAAAGTGATGTTGGAGAATTGGTTAATGTTGGAGTTATATGCTACCTAAAGCAGGTCAGTCTATGGTTGATATGACGGTTTAAGATAATAGACGACacaatagattatatataatcGATGAACTATTTTGATTGGCAGCTGCTTGATACTGGCTTTTTTCATGCTGATCCTCATCCTGGGAATATGATTCGGACACCAGATGGGAAGTTGGCTATACTTGACTTTGGTAATTGTCCATTGTAGATTTGAAGTTTTCTAGACATGCTCATATCAttcctatcataatttttttttgacaaacaTAATCAATATAGTCGTATGCTCAACTTAATCGATGTAGAGGTGGAATAATACGTTTAATGAAGAATCTATACAAATTGCTAGGTACATATACACATGGACTAAGAGTTGTGATATTGACCAGAACAATCTTTTtggtttaaaattttcatttatagATTGCATTATCACTTCAGGCTTTTTTGATCCATTACCTTAATTGGAAAATTTTGATGCATTGAGTTTTGTTTATCAGGTCTTGTAACAAGATTGACTGATGACCAGAAGTATGGTATAATTGAAGCAATAGCTCATCTGATCCATCGCGACTATGATGAAATTGTGAAAGATTTTGTAAAGCTTGATTTCATTCCTGAGGGGGTCAATTTGGACCCGATTCTGCCTGTGCTTTCCAAAGTTTTTGATCAAGCCCTTGGAGGAGGTGGTGCAAAAAACATTAATTTTCAAGAACTGGCTTCGGATCTGGCTCAAATCACTTTTGATTATCCTTTCAGAATACCACCGTACTTTGCTTTAATTATCAGAGCAATTGGAGTACTAGAAGGGATTGCCCTGGTTGGAAATCCTGAATTTGCAATTGTAGATGAAGCATATCCATATCTAGCTCAGGTATATAATCATATCTATCCATTTCAACATTACATTGTATATGATGAAATTTGATGATGATTTGGATTTGTACTGATTTGTTGTGCTTCTGTTAACCACAATTGTGGAGAGTTCCAACTTTCTtagttttgtttttcatttttcttgAAACAGAGACTTTTAACAGACGATTCGCCAAGGCTAAAGGCAGCACTGCGATATATGGTATATGGTAAACACGGAGTCTTTGACGCCGAGAGGTTCATCGACGTCATGCAAGCCTTTGAGAATTTCATTACTGCTGCAAAAAGTGGTGGTGGTGAGAACCTAAATGGAAATATGGCAGGCCTTGGTTCTTTGCAGAGTCAATCGGGTTTTCTTGTGCCAATATTTCCAACAGCAGTGCCTCAACCTGCTCAGCCTGTCAAAACAAGGGCAGCTCTTATATTTTTGCTATCTGACAAAGGCAATTTCTTCAGAGAATTCATTCTAGATGAGGTGAACTTTACTGAAATAACTTTTTGATTGTATCCAGCAGTATTATTTTAGACAATTGCTCCTTGCTAATGTTGACTTCTAAGATTTCTCGAATAATAAATACTCTTCAATGACGATGAGGTTTGTGTTTCAACATTCATGTGATCATCAATCCTTCTGCCATGATTGTCGTAACTGTTATTTGTCGTTCGGCTATATGTTATATGAATCTTTCATATTCATTGAACTCTATGCAATGTTATATCACTGGTAATGTTCAAATTAACTAGATAAATTTTCTTTGGTCTCCCGCTACACCTTATGTCTTCCACTCTAATAGATTTAACTTTTCAATCTATTGAGCATTTTGAACATGTCGATATTCTTGATTCAAAGCTGGATAAAGCTTTAGATTTAAGCTTCTTTATGGATCTTGTGCAGGTAGTTAAAGCAATTGATGCACTCTCTCGAGAGCAGTTGGTCCAGCTCGCTGCAACTCTAGGAATTGGGAATTCAGCCTTCCCAGTTTTTAGTATGGTTGCTAGAAGGCCTATAGCGTTGCTGCCGACCGTCACAGAGGAGGACAGAGCCATACTTAACAATGTCGAAAAAGTCGGCAAGTTTCTCACATCGGGAACTTCAAGAACAAATCAGGTTTGTAATTAACCTAACACTTCCTGCATCTGGTCCTTCtatctaaatttgaaaaacttagcAAACATACCTCAGGTTTAGGATAGGGAATGGCTGCTTCTTAACATGTTTGTCAGGCTTGAATATTATATAGTAATGTGTAGTTGCTACAAGTATCGTAGATTCGGATTCTTGTTTACATAAACGGGTAGGATTCGAGTAGCACATTTTGTGTTCGCTCGGAACTCCGAATCAGGTTCAGATTCGGATACTCTGCTTACTTCCATCGCGCGCTAGCTACTCATGCCTTGATTCACTTTTCTACTGTGTTTCCAAGCATGGACCAAGATTGACTGGTCAGGTGTTGTAGTCTTTCTGATTAGAGCTTATTAAGAATGCGTTCAACttatattttttatcatttttatccGATTGAATTCAATTAGGTAGTAGATCAAATATGCTTTGCCTAATtacaattttgaattttgcagggttttgatattttctaTATCCGAGAACTTCTTCCTTTGCTACCGAGCATATCCGCTAACATTCTTCCCGAAGTGTTGAACAGGTTAACTTCTCGTGTGTTAGCTCGGTTAATCAGGGAAACATTTTTGTAGCCAGCAATGCATTAGAAAATCTCGCGGCCGGGAAAACACTTATAGTTTATTGTGTATATAGATTTGGGGCAAAAGGTGAAGCCGTCACCTTAGATGCAAGTAATGTACAGTGGAATTGTATCGCATATCAATcaggaaaagaaaacaataggATTATAGATCTTTAAATAGGGGAAGGTAGGCAGGCAGATAATAGATTttgttattagttgaaaattataaaacttaATGTATAATAATTTTACATGATTGAATGATTTAGGATATTAAAAAATGCGGTTAACGtacttattaaaattaattataattttgtgAATGAGATAATTCTTGATATTCATTTATATGTCTAAAGTGTCTCATGTTTTcgggttttatttttttaattttatctttattaattgTCAATGGTTTGGTGGTTCTGCTATTAGATCTTGTTTAGTTTTGTTGAGTATTTAACAAAAATTAACTAACCTGATATAatttacttagttttttttttaattttttttttaagaatattagaattgtcaaaatatttttgagtatTTAAAATTTGTCATATCACTCATTGTTGTTTGACAGGTAATAATTTGTCCATATGTTCATCACATGAATATTTACTTATTTAGTTAGGTGATGAAATAGCTAGGGACGTAAATAAGTTTAGTTAAAGTTTGGAGTATTTAAGCGTTTGATAAAGTAATTGAGCTTATAAGCTGAGTCTAAAATGAACTaaatatttgaaataattgttctgatttgatttattttttataatgttgagtttgattttttaaatattattgagtttttaatttaagtttaactcGAATTTGATTGGTTtagttgtttgaaatttttatatatttgattGAATTATTATGGTTCATGAATTGGGTGCCTCCTTACCCATCCCAGCACCTACCACGTGGTTTGTTTCCACCTAGTCCTTCCATGCCAAAGAAGGCCTCTTGTCAGTTATGGCTCATCCAGTACAGCTGAATTAAAGCTGCTTTAACTGCTTCATCTATcaattcattcattcattcacgAGACCAGCTTTGTTCTTCCTGTCTCAATTCTACAACATTTATCTAACATTTACCCATCCTACTCATAGTGGGATGAGAAaatcatatatatttaaatagcATTTACATCAAACATCCAGCGGAAGGCAAGAAAGCTCATGAAAAAAGGAGCTTAACATATTTCTAGTTGGGAGCAGAGAAGTATAGGCCAAGAAAAAACAGAAAACTAATTACATTTGTTAGCGGCAGGATAATTCAAACAGCAAGTCTTGGACCAACTCCTCCATCACCTTCCCACCGACCTCCTCGCTGAACTCACACAAGTCCAACCACTTTGCTTCCTCCCACTGCCTTCCGGCCACCTCTCTCTTCACCACTCTCTCCACCACCCCAATGCCGCCGCATGCAGACTCCTTCGGAATCACCCTTTCCGCCGCCGCCACCGACCGAGCAACCGATTCGATAGGCCGAGACCTAGACACGGATTCTGCATTAGATGGCCGGACATGTTAGTCAGTAGTTACCTCAGGCAGTGTGTGCGGATTCCTAGAATTGTAGAACAAACAACGTGATAGCTAGATACTCACCTGGACGTCCAGCAATGGTGACAGAGCTGCATTTGTCCTGCAGATCATGTGCCTCCATTCTCATACCATGACTAAACAAAGGCTTAGGAAATGCATAAACAGAGCAAACATAAACTCAATTACCTCAGGAAACATTGGACATGAATAAGCATTTGTCCTTTTCCTTCTAGAGAAGAAGAAACTCGACACCTTATCTTTCAAAGACAACTTCCTATGCTCCTCGTTGCTTCCCTCACAAACACCAAGCAGCTCTCCTAAGGTGCTCCCGGATGCCCTTAAATACCGTCGCTCTAGAAAATTGATGTCGGATGATCCGAAAGCCAGCCTCTCCGAAAGCTTTCTCTTCGCTTCTCGACTAATTGAAGTTGAAGTTGAAGTTGCTAAATCCGAGTCACTTGCACTGCCAACCTCATCATCAGCAATGTAGCCATTATTAATATCTCTACAAGTTATCAATCGATCACTAGCCAGATCTCCAGTAGGCTTCAAAACAACTATACTCGTCGGTCTTTTGGTAATCGAAGGTTTCAGCACAGTTATACGAGTTGTCTGTGGCTGGAAGAGATGTTTACTGAACAGTGAGTTTGGTTGTTCAAGAAATTCGAGAAACAAATCTCTGTTTGAGTTCAGAACCCGAGCATTCTTTAACTGCTGTTCTACTTCACTTGCCTGCTGCTGTTGTTGCAATTGTTGAAATGCTGCTTTCAAACCATTCATTAAATAGTTATCGTCGTCTCTAACTTTCCCTCTGACTGGTATAGAATCAAGGCCCATGAGTCTCGCCACAACACTTGGTTTCTTTGATCTAGATTCCTCCAATAAAAGCATCTTAATTGGAGTTCCTCCAGAGATTTGAACTAACATTTCGATGAAGGTGATCAGACGAGCATAAAATAAACATGTAGCTTCGTCAATATAAAAGGCAAAAAAAGGGAAATGAACATGAAAGATCGGTTCTTTGGAACTTAAGCTAGGGAGGTAACATAACAGAGCCTACAGACAGAAACTGAGAAAGAAACAATAtcagctggaatgaaacaattgGTGTTGTAGGAGAGCTACGGTAATATATTTGCACCAAAATAGTAAATATGTAATGAAtaggtaaataaaagagtaagATTCAGAAATTGTTATTAttcggttgaagcgtcggcgtgccgactgtctttataGATCTTATTGTTGCCCACGGTGCAGaagctctccggcaaaattctcctaagatccgacaaccactcgcgtcgtccgtaggtgTACTCCAATACGAACGTCGGattcaacctcagatcgcggaaTACCAAGCCTCAGGACAGCGCACTTCCTCACGCGCGCGGGACAGAGCCAAACCAAACCAGGCCGCCTATAAgcgtgaggcccacgagctggggatttgcaccccctgcgcgcgatgatcgcgtgcgtcgtgcccggtttatggatttttggctcgaaccccccgaaaccacctgatttgggctcggcccgcgcTTGCGTGTAGatccccttaactttgctaagcaaggatggaaggactcCATATATAAAATCTTCCAATCTTCTTAACTTAGCAACGTGAGACTAAATGTATACACATATGTATTATTAGaacaataacaaaaaataaagaatagtttgaattaaaaacaCGGAACTCAACAACAATATCATTGCCATTCTTACTGAGGAGAGTGGAAGTGGGCAAGGGAGGAATAGGAAGAAaacgaaagaaagaaaaaaagctTCTGGCTTACCTTGTCGAATCGGCTTGGAGCTGGAATTGAAGAAGACGTTCACAGACAAGGAAGAACTGAGTAAAACATTCGGGTATTAAGTatataaaagagaaagaaaaaacttCAGGCAAGGAAGCACTGCAGAAGGGATGAAAGCCAATTGCAAGTGGCTTCGCAGTTTCTTGGAACAAATTTGTTTGGTTGTGAAAGATTCCGAGCACAATCGCAACAGAAAACAAGTGCAGCAGGCATTGAGGACAGAGAAGTAAGTAACCGATAAAGCTGTCATGGACAGTTTTAAAGCAAATGTGGCATCTGAGAGCTCAAAGAAAGGGAAAACCCTCAAGACTCACCTTGCTTGCGGAGGTGAATCCGTCGACCAGACTTTTTCAGGAGCATTGGAGAGGCGAATGTGAGTATGAAAAACTGGTAAGGGGCTCAAATTTCGAGCCCAACAAACAAAATCCAACCTAAAACCTCCTCCGGAATGTTATTGCGTCGAGGCATTCCTCTACGGACTATGATCTATCGAGCTGTAACTATCGAGATGCCAGACAGGAAACAAACatataaaaagagagagagattcGAGTACGGAGCAACCGTATAACAATGGGACGGATTGAAGTCCAGACCTATAATAAATTCGTCTCAGTGGGATAGATTTAAACCCGTATAAATGGATCTTATATGGATTCAGGGAAGGTCCCGGATTTAATCCGATCCGTCCCAGACCcgtcttgtataatttttttattaattattaattaaataaaaattaataattaatttttaattgaatatgGATTTTAATTTGGGATAATATTTTGTGATTACAtcatattattaatataaatagtATAATTGTAGTCGCAGTCCCAACCATAGTCCCAACCACAGTATTTCAAGTGGGTGAAAAGGGATAAGTTTAGTGTTTAGCTTGATAATAGTTTGTTTAtgtttgtttaatatatataagattaattaaataaataagtttgaacagctcgttacactaaacaaataaatttgaacacatatgtgttcaacttgttaatgtttgtgaacaatgttcaggaatcatatttattaataaaacttttatcaatatactaaataaataataaaataaacaagtttgaattatcgagtttaataatcaattgaacaattaaaattttcaaacaatcaaacaaacttaaattgagtgctcgataacatctaaacgaaccaagttcaaatcaaatttgaattgagagctcgataacatctaaacgaatcgagcttaaactaataaaaaataaacttaaatcaaatttgaataatcatttcaaaaacttagttcattttaaattcggctcgattatcttatcaaataagtttaaatttaaatctaatctCAACATGGCAAATTCGAGACATCATTTTCAAATAATAGTTTCAGTAGTTGAAGTTAAAATAACAATAGTTCGGAGggatttaatttttcatttattatGAGGTGAGCATGGATGGAGACAGCTGAATGAAACAAAcaataaagaatttaaatatacATATAAATCAGGGCTTTACTAGTGTTGCCATTAACAGCACTGAAAACCCCAACGAAAATAGTATATTTTTATTTGGCCTCTTAATTTCGCATTATTCTCAAGCTATCTCCTCTCCTATTTAATATTCACGAGCAGATCGTGTACAAAATTAGATGTCAGAAGTACTATCCGATAGTAGCTAATGTACGTACAAGTGAATGGAAATCTTTGAATGAAAATCTACTTACTCGAGAAGCCCAAgactctcatatatatatatatatatatatatatatatatataaaatgctgTGGTGCATAAGGTGCGGTGCCGTGCGATACTTGCCACGTCAGCCGCGTGAaaacacaacaaaaaaaaaaaaaaaaaaaaacctcaaaaattaataacctaaaaaaaattatactttataagatatgaaattaaaaagaagcgtgataatatatatttctttataaattattttttaaaaaattaataatgatgaatctcaaattttaaatatctgattaattaatatgaaattcttttaataatacgTTGTAGTTGAGTTTCGAATTATAAATCCTTGATTAATTAATGataaaaatttacaataataCATGGTTTGTCAATTCTAAATTACTAGACTAAAGAAAACTATGTTTTACTAAATCTAGTAGTCATCTCGTCATGAAGAGTAGTCACCTCGTCACAAAGAGTAGTGAAACCCTCGGAGGCTGACTACTCGATCTGGGCGGAAGACTCCTCTAACCTAGCAAGGCGATCCTCTACGTAAAGTGTGGTCGAAAGCTGTGTCGATTGCGGAGAGGATGTAAAGATGTCCTCAAATATAAATTCTAGCATCTCCTCCTCTGTAGCCTCATCTGGCTCGATTGTCTCGTCGTCCCTGACAGGTACGATTGGTTGGAACtggatactgttggtgcaatcgacctctaaggttttaatgtccgacaaatatgtttaagtatattTAATTGAACTTGATCATGAGAAGTTATAGTCGTGGCTAGGCAAGGGTACTGGGAAGTCAACTGGGTGACTgctgttaggcaagggaagtcctagttgcaggctaggcaaggaaaatctcaGTATATCGTGGAAACCAGGTGGATTCAATAGATATGGAGGACTTGATaactgggtagccgaatactgaggcaagtgaaatctcggtagatcgtagAAGCCAAGTGGATtcgtaggtctggaggaccta
This window of the Zingiber officinale cultivar Zhangliang unplaced genomic scaffold, Zo_v1.1 ctg233, whole genome shotgun sequence genome carries:
- the LOC122037123 gene encoding uncharacterized protein LOC122037123 — protein: MRMEAHDLQDKCSSVTIAGRPESVSRSRPIESVARSVAAAERVIPKESACGGIGVVERVVKREVAGRQWEEAKWLDLCEFSEEVGGKVMEELVQDLLFELSCR
- the LOC122037121 gene encoding uncharacterized protein sll0005-like, coding for MEEDEQLASLMRGLRGQNLTDVQFADESIRLRLVEVPDVTSGEALPLVYDPDIISSYWGKRPRAVATRIVQLLSVAGGFLSHIASDLINKKIKENEVARAIELREIVTSLGPAYIKLGQALSIRPDILSPAAMIELQKLCDKVPSFPDDAAMALIEEELGQPWYNMYSELTSSPIAAASLGQVYKGRLKETGDLVAVKVQRPFVLETVTIDLFIIRKLGLFLRRFPQVSLDVVGLVDEWAARFFEELDYVNEGENGTRFAELMREDLPQVVIPNTFHKYTSRRVLTTQWIEGEKLSQSTESDVGELVNVGVICYLKQLLDTGFFHADPHPGNMIRTPDGKLAILDFGLVTRLTDDQKYGIIEAIAHLIHRDYDEIVKDFVKLDFIPEGVNLDPILPVLSKVFDQALGGGGAKNINFQELASDLAQITFDYPFRIPPYFALIIRAIGVLEGIALVGNPEFAIVDEAYPYLAQRLLTDDSPRLKAALRYMVYGKHGVFDAERFIDVMQAFENFITAAKSGGGENLNGNMAGLGSLQSQSGFLVPIFPTAVPQPAQPVKTRAALIFLLSDKGNFFREFILDEVVKAIDALSREQLVQLAATLGIGNSAFPVFSMVARRPIALLPTVTEEDRAILNNVEKVGKFLTSGTSRTNQGFDIFYIRELLPLLPSISANILPEVLNRLTSRVLARLIRETFL